A section of the Solea solea chromosome 17, fSolSol10.1, whole genome shotgun sequence genome encodes:
- the LOC131443429 gene encoding DNA (cytosine-5)-methyltransferase 3A-like isoform X4, whose product MPSNSPAAAEPPQTPENETSNNVSEDGADQDSPEEGTPASPRSKRRVGRPGRKRKQLLPEMATSDPCANAPPTPPEEPEASPSPRKKRGRRKLEHSDRSKEEPDDRNCDSPREVETGRLRRRPVPRVTFQAGDPYYISRRQREEWLSRWKMEVGENQVSVCAERRAYREAEISMMDDLSEADFQKEEEPSSPAPPPSQQHTDPASPTVAVTPEPVARGEQATPREIEYQDGRGFVIGALVFGKLRGFSWWPGRIVSWWMSGRSRAADGTRWVMWFGDGKFSVVCVEKLMPLSSFSSAFHQPTYNKQSMYRKAIFEALQVASVRAGRPVPSCDASDDADGVEIQTRQMIEWAMKGFLPNGPQSLDPPEEEQNPYKEVYPEMWAEPEAAYTPPPAKKPRKNSAEKAKIREVIDEGTRERLIQEIKKKTRNIEDICISCGSLNVSLEHPLFMGAMCQGCKNSFLECAYQYDDDGYQSYCTICCGGREVLMCGNNNCCRCFCVECVDLLVGAGSAATAIKEDPWNCYMCGPRNTYGLLRRRDDWPCRLQHFFANNHEQEFEPSKLYPPVAAEKRQPIRVLSLFDGIATGLLVLKDLGIQVDKYVASEVCEDSITVGMVRHHGRIMYVGDVRNVTHKHIEEWGPFDLVIGGSPCNDLSIVNPARKGLYEGTGRLFFEFYRLLHEARPKPGDERPFFWLFENVVAMGVSDKRDISRFLECNPVMIDAKEVSAAHRARYFWGNLPGMSRPLTPMVNDRLDLQECLEHGRTAKQGKDEHFPVYMDNKEDILWCTEMERVFGFPVHYTDVSNMSRLARQRLLGRSWSVPVIRHLFAPLKEFFACY is encoded by the exons GAGATGGCGACCTCTGACCCGTGTGCTAACGCCCCGCCAACCCCGCCCGAGGAGCCAGAGGCCTCCCCCTCCCCTCGCAAGAAGCGCGGGCGTCGGAAACTAGAGCACAGCGACAGGAGCAAGG AAGAGCCAGACGACAGAAACTGTGACTCTCCCAGAGAG gttgaGACTGGGAGGCTGCGGAGGAGGCCAGTACCCAGAGTGACCTTCCAGGCCGGAGACCCGTACTACATCagcaggagacagagagaagaatgGCTGAGCCGCTGGAAGATGGAGGTGGGAGAGAATCaggtctctgtctgt GCGGAGCGGCGGGCGTACAGAGAGGCGGAGATCAGCATGATGGACGACCTATCAGAGGCTGACTTTCAGAAAGAGGAGGAGCCGTCAAGCCCGGCGCCACCGCCCTCACAGCAACACACAGACCCTGCCTCCCCGACGGTCGCCGTGACGCCAGAGCCGGTTGCCAGGGGGGAACAGGCCACGCCCCGCGAGATCGAGTACCAg GATGGGCGGGGCTTTGTCATCGGCGCACTGGTGTTCGGGAAGCTGCGAGGTTTCTCCTGGTGGCCCGGCAGGATCGTGTCCTGGTGGATGAGCGGCCGGAGTCGAGCGGCCGACGGCACCCGCTGGGTCATGTGGTTCGGCGACGGCAAATTCTCCGTG gtgtgtgtggagAAGCTGATGCCTCTGAGTTCCTTCTCCTCTGCCTTCCACCAGCCCACCTACAACAAACAGTCCATGTACAGGAAAGCCATCTTCGAGGCTCTGCAG GTGGCGAGTGTGAGGGCGGGGCGGCCCGTTCCCTCCTGTGACGCCAGCGACGACGCGGACGGCGTGGAGATTCAAACCAGACAGATGATAGAGTGGGCCATGAAGGGTTTCCTGCCCAACGGTCCACAGTCACTGGATCCTCCAGAAG AGGAGCAGAATCCCTACAAAGAAGTGTATCCAGAGATGTGGGCGGAGCCCGAGGCCGCGTACACGCCCCCACCCGCGAAGAAACCTCGCAAGAACTCGGCAGAAAAAGCCAAAATCAGAGAGGTGATCGACGAGGGAACCAGAG agcGACTTATCCAAGAAATCAAGAAGAAGACCAGGAATATAGAAG ATATTTGTATCTCCTGCGGGAGCCTCAACGTCTCTCTGGAACATCCTCTCTTCATGGGAGCCATGTGTCAGGGCTGCAAA AACTCATTCCTGGAGTGTGCCTACCAGTACGACGACGACGGCTACCAGTCCTACTGCACCATCTGCTGTGGAGGCAGGGAAGTGCTCATGTGTGGCAACAACAACTGCTGTAG gtgtttctgtgtggagtgcGTGGACCTGTTGGTCGGCGCCGGCTCAGCGGCCACGGCGATCAAAGAGGACCCGTGGAACTGCTACATGTGCGGACCGCGCAACACCTACGGGTTACTGCGGCGACGCGACGACTGGCCCTGCAGACTGCAGCACTTCTTCGCCAACAACCACGAACAGGAATTT GAGCCGTCAAAGTTGTACCCTCCTGTTGCAGCAGAGAAGAGGCAACCAATCAGAGTCCTCTCCCTGTTTGACGGCATCGCCACAG GTCTGCTGGTGCTGAAGGATCTGGGCATCCAGGTGGACAAGTACGTGGCGTCAGAGGTCTGTGAGGACTCCATCACCGTGGGCATGGTGCGACACCACGGACGCATCATGTACGTGGGAGACGTTCGCAACGTCACCCACAAACAC ATTGAAGAGTGGGGACCGTTTGACCTGGTGATCGGAGGAAGCCCCTGCAACGACCTCTCCATAGTCAACCCTGCACGCAAAGGCCTTTACG AGGGAACGGGGCGGTTGTTTTTCGAGTTTTACCGCCTGCTGCACGAGGCGCGGCCAAAGCCCGGCGACGAGCGGCCATTTTTCTGGCTGTTTGAGAACGTGGTCGCCATGGGAGTCAGCGACAAGCGCGACATCTCACGCTTCTTAGAG TGTAACCCGGTGATGATCGACGCCAAGGAAGTGTCTGCTGCGCACCGCGCTCGCTACTTCTGGGGGAACCTGCCAGGCATGTCCAG ACCTTTGACACCGATGGTGAATGACAGGCTGGATTTACAGGAGTGTCTCGAGCATGGACGCACTGCCAAG CAGGGGAAAGACGAGCATTTCCCCGTCTACATGGACAACAAGGAGGACATCCTCTGGTGCACCGAGATGgaaag ggTGTTTGGGTTCCCCGTCCACTACACGGACGTGTCCAACATGAGTCGTCTGGCCAGGCAGAGGCTGCTGGGACGTTCGTGGAGTGTCCCCGTCATCAGGCACCTCTTCGCCCCGCTCAAGGAGTTCTTCGCCTGCTactag
- the LOC131443429 gene encoding DNA (cytosine-5)-methyltransferase 3A-like isoform X3, with the protein MPSNSPAAAEPPQTPENETSNNVSEDGADQDSPEEGTPASPRSKRRVGRPGRKRKQLLPEMATSDPCANAPPTPPEEPEASPSPRKKRGRRKLEHSDRSKEEPDDRNCDSPREVETGRLRRRPVPRVTFQAGDPYYISRRQREEWLSRWKMEAERRAYREAEISMMDDLSEADFQKEEEPSSPAPPPSQQHTDPASPTVAVTPEPVARGEQATPREIEYQDGRGFVIGALVFGKLRGFSWWPGRIVSWWMSGRSRAADGTRWVMWFGDGKFSVVCVEKLMPLSSFSSAFHQPTYNKQSMYRKAIFEALQVASVRAGRPVPSCDASDDADGVEIQTRQMIEWAMKGFLPNGPQSLDPPEEEQNPYKEVYPEMWAEPEAAYTPPPAKKPRKNSAEKAKIREVIDEGTRERLIQEIKKKTRNIEDICISCGSLNVSLEHPLFMGAMCQGCKNSFLECAYQYDDDGYQSYCTICCGGREVLMCGNNNCCRCFCVECVDLLVGAGSAATAIKEDPWNCYMCGPRNTYGLLRRRDDWPCRLQHFFANNHEQEFEPSKLYPPVAAEKRQPIRVLSLFDGIATGLLVLKDLGIQVDKYVASEVCEDSITVGMVRHHGRIMYVGDVRNVTHKHIEEWGPFDLVIGGSPCNDLSIVNPARKGLYEGTGRLFFEFYRLLHEARPKPGDERPFFWLFENVVAMGVSDKRDISRFLECNPVMIDAKEVSAAHRARYFWGNLPGMSRPLTPMVNDRLDLQECLEHGRTAKFEKLRTITTRSNSVKQGKDEHFPVYMDNKEDILWCTEMERVFGFPVHYTDVSNMSRLARQRLLGRSWSVPVIRHLFAPLKEFFACY; encoded by the exons GAGATGGCGACCTCTGACCCGTGTGCTAACGCCCCGCCAACCCCGCCCGAGGAGCCAGAGGCCTCCCCCTCCCCTCGCAAGAAGCGCGGGCGTCGGAAACTAGAGCACAGCGACAGGAGCAAGG AAGAGCCAGACGACAGAAACTGTGACTCTCCCAGAGAG gttgaGACTGGGAGGCTGCGGAGGAGGCCAGTACCCAGAGTGACCTTCCAGGCCGGAGACCCGTACTACATCagcaggagacagagagaagaatgGCTGAGCCGCTGGAAGATGGAG GCGGAGCGGCGGGCGTACAGAGAGGCGGAGATCAGCATGATGGACGACCTATCAGAGGCTGACTTTCAGAAAGAGGAGGAGCCGTCAAGCCCGGCGCCACCGCCCTCACAGCAACACACAGACCCTGCCTCCCCGACGGTCGCCGTGACGCCAGAGCCGGTTGCCAGGGGGGAACAGGCCACGCCCCGCGAGATCGAGTACCAg GATGGGCGGGGCTTTGTCATCGGCGCACTGGTGTTCGGGAAGCTGCGAGGTTTCTCCTGGTGGCCCGGCAGGATCGTGTCCTGGTGGATGAGCGGCCGGAGTCGAGCGGCCGACGGCACCCGCTGGGTCATGTGGTTCGGCGACGGCAAATTCTCCGTG gtgtgtgtggagAAGCTGATGCCTCTGAGTTCCTTCTCCTCTGCCTTCCACCAGCCCACCTACAACAAACAGTCCATGTACAGGAAAGCCATCTTCGAGGCTCTGCAG GTGGCGAGTGTGAGGGCGGGGCGGCCCGTTCCCTCCTGTGACGCCAGCGACGACGCGGACGGCGTGGAGATTCAAACCAGACAGATGATAGAGTGGGCCATGAAGGGTTTCCTGCCCAACGGTCCACAGTCACTGGATCCTCCAGAAG AGGAGCAGAATCCCTACAAAGAAGTGTATCCAGAGATGTGGGCGGAGCCCGAGGCCGCGTACACGCCCCCACCCGCGAAGAAACCTCGCAAGAACTCGGCAGAAAAAGCCAAAATCAGAGAGGTGATCGACGAGGGAACCAGAG agcGACTTATCCAAGAAATCAAGAAGAAGACCAGGAATATAGAAG ATATTTGTATCTCCTGCGGGAGCCTCAACGTCTCTCTGGAACATCCTCTCTTCATGGGAGCCATGTGTCAGGGCTGCAAA AACTCATTCCTGGAGTGTGCCTACCAGTACGACGACGACGGCTACCAGTCCTACTGCACCATCTGCTGTGGAGGCAGGGAAGTGCTCATGTGTGGCAACAACAACTGCTGTAG gtgtttctgtgtggagtgcGTGGACCTGTTGGTCGGCGCCGGCTCAGCGGCCACGGCGATCAAAGAGGACCCGTGGAACTGCTACATGTGCGGACCGCGCAACACCTACGGGTTACTGCGGCGACGCGACGACTGGCCCTGCAGACTGCAGCACTTCTTCGCCAACAACCACGAACAGGAATTT GAGCCGTCAAAGTTGTACCCTCCTGTTGCAGCAGAGAAGAGGCAACCAATCAGAGTCCTCTCCCTGTTTGACGGCATCGCCACAG GTCTGCTGGTGCTGAAGGATCTGGGCATCCAGGTGGACAAGTACGTGGCGTCAGAGGTCTGTGAGGACTCCATCACCGTGGGCATGGTGCGACACCACGGACGCATCATGTACGTGGGAGACGTTCGCAACGTCACCCACAAACAC ATTGAAGAGTGGGGACCGTTTGACCTGGTGATCGGAGGAAGCCCCTGCAACGACCTCTCCATAGTCAACCCTGCACGCAAAGGCCTTTACG AGGGAACGGGGCGGTTGTTTTTCGAGTTTTACCGCCTGCTGCACGAGGCGCGGCCAAAGCCCGGCGACGAGCGGCCATTTTTCTGGCTGTTTGAGAACGTGGTCGCCATGGGAGTCAGCGACAAGCGCGACATCTCACGCTTCTTAGAG TGTAACCCGGTGATGATCGACGCCAAGGAAGTGTCTGCTGCGCACCGCGCTCGCTACTTCTGGGGGAACCTGCCAGGCATGTCCAG ACCTTTGACACCGATGGTGAATGACAGGCTGGATTTACAGGAGTGTCTCGAGCATGGACGCACTGCCAAG TTTGAGAAGTTGCGTACGATAACGACACGATCCAACTCTGTGAAGCAGGGGAAAGACGAGCATTTCCCCGTCTACATGGACAACAAGGAGGACATCCTCTGGTGCACCGAGATGgaaag ggTGTTTGGGTTCCCCGTCCACTACACGGACGTGTCCAACATGAGTCGTCTGGCCAGGCAGAGGCTGCTGGGACGTTCGTGGAGTGTCCCCGTCATCAGGCACCTCTTCGCCCCGCTCAAGGAGTTCTTCGCCTGCTactag
- the LOC131443429 gene encoding DNA (cytosine-5)-methyltransferase 3A-like isoform X1, with the protein MPSNSPAAAEPPQTPENETSNNVSEDGADQDSPEEGTPASPRSKRRVGRPGRKRKQLLPEMATSDPCANAPPTPPEEPEASPSPRKKRGRRKLEHSDRSKEEPDDRNCDSPREVETGRLRRRPVPRVTFQAGDPYYISRRQREEWLSRWKMEVGENQVSVCAERRAYREAEISMMDDLSEADFQKEEEPSSPAPPPSQQHTDPASPTVAVTPEPVARGEQATPREIEYQDGRGFVIGALVFGKLRGFSWWPGRIVSWWMSGRSRAADGTRWVMWFGDGKFSVVCVEKLMPLSSFSSAFHQPTYNKQSMYRKAIFEALQVASVRAGRPVPSCDASDDADGVEIQTRQMIEWAMKGFLPNGPQSLDPPEEEQNPYKEVYPEMWAEPEAAYTPPPAKKPRKNSAEKAKIREVIDEGTRERLIQEIKKKTRNIEDICISCGSLNVSLEHPLFMGAMCQGCKNSFLECAYQYDDDGYQSYCTICCGGREVLMCGNNNCCRCFCVECVDLLVGAGSAATAIKEDPWNCYMCGPRNTYGLLRRRDDWPCRLQHFFANNHEQEFEPSKLYPPVAAEKRQPIRVLSLFDGIATGLLVLKDLGIQVDKYVASEVCEDSITVGMVRHHGRIMYVGDVRNVTHKHIEEWGPFDLVIGGSPCNDLSIVNPARKGLYEGTGRLFFEFYRLLHEARPKPGDERPFFWLFENVVAMGVSDKRDISRFLECNPVMIDAKEVSAAHRARYFWGNLPGMSRPLTPMVNDRLDLQECLEHGRTAKFEKLRTITTRSNSVKQGKDEHFPVYMDNKEDILWCTEMERVFGFPVHYTDVSNMSRLARQRLLGRSWSVPVIRHLFAPLKEFFACY; encoded by the exons GAGATGGCGACCTCTGACCCGTGTGCTAACGCCCCGCCAACCCCGCCCGAGGAGCCAGAGGCCTCCCCCTCCCCTCGCAAGAAGCGCGGGCGTCGGAAACTAGAGCACAGCGACAGGAGCAAGG AAGAGCCAGACGACAGAAACTGTGACTCTCCCAGAGAG gttgaGACTGGGAGGCTGCGGAGGAGGCCAGTACCCAGAGTGACCTTCCAGGCCGGAGACCCGTACTACATCagcaggagacagagagaagaatgGCTGAGCCGCTGGAAGATGGAGGTGGGAGAGAATCaggtctctgtctgt GCGGAGCGGCGGGCGTACAGAGAGGCGGAGATCAGCATGATGGACGACCTATCAGAGGCTGACTTTCAGAAAGAGGAGGAGCCGTCAAGCCCGGCGCCACCGCCCTCACAGCAACACACAGACCCTGCCTCCCCGACGGTCGCCGTGACGCCAGAGCCGGTTGCCAGGGGGGAACAGGCCACGCCCCGCGAGATCGAGTACCAg GATGGGCGGGGCTTTGTCATCGGCGCACTGGTGTTCGGGAAGCTGCGAGGTTTCTCCTGGTGGCCCGGCAGGATCGTGTCCTGGTGGATGAGCGGCCGGAGTCGAGCGGCCGACGGCACCCGCTGGGTCATGTGGTTCGGCGACGGCAAATTCTCCGTG gtgtgtgtggagAAGCTGATGCCTCTGAGTTCCTTCTCCTCTGCCTTCCACCAGCCCACCTACAACAAACAGTCCATGTACAGGAAAGCCATCTTCGAGGCTCTGCAG GTGGCGAGTGTGAGGGCGGGGCGGCCCGTTCCCTCCTGTGACGCCAGCGACGACGCGGACGGCGTGGAGATTCAAACCAGACAGATGATAGAGTGGGCCATGAAGGGTTTCCTGCCCAACGGTCCACAGTCACTGGATCCTCCAGAAG AGGAGCAGAATCCCTACAAAGAAGTGTATCCAGAGATGTGGGCGGAGCCCGAGGCCGCGTACACGCCCCCACCCGCGAAGAAACCTCGCAAGAACTCGGCAGAAAAAGCCAAAATCAGAGAGGTGATCGACGAGGGAACCAGAG agcGACTTATCCAAGAAATCAAGAAGAAGACCAGGAATATAGAAG ATATTTGTATCTCCTGCGGGAGCCTCAACGTCTCTCTGGAACATCCTCTCTTCATGGGAGCCATGTGTCAGGGCTGCAAA AACTCATTCCTGGAGTGTGCCTACCAGTACGACGACGACGGCTACCAGTCCTACTGCACCATCTGCTGTGGAGGCAGGGAAGTGCTCATGTGTGGCAACAACAACTGCTGTAG gtgtttctgtgtggagtgcGTGGACCTGTTGGTCGGCGCCGGCTCAGCGGCCACGGCGATCAAAGAGGACCCGTGGAACTGCTACATGTGCGGACCGCGCAACACCTACGGGTTACTGCGGCGACGCGACGACTGGCCCTGCAGACTGCAGCACTTCTTCGCCAACAACCACGAACAGGAATTT GAGCCGTCAAAGTTGTACCCTCCTGTTGCAGCAGAGAAGAGGCAACCAATCAGAGTCCTCTCCCTGTTTGACGGCATCGCCACAG GTCTGCTGGTGCTGAAGGATCTGGGCATCCAGGTGGACAAGTACGTGGCGTCAGAGGTCTGTGAGGACTCCATCACCGTGGGCATGGTGCGACACCACGGACGCATCATGTACGTGGGAGACGTTCGCAACGTCACCCACAAACAC ATTGAAGAGTGGGGACCGTTTGACCTGGTGATCGGAGGAAGCCCCTGCAACGACCTCTCCATAGTCAACCCTGCACGCAAAGGCCTTTACG AGGGAACGGGGCGGTTGTTTTTCGAGTTTTACCGCCTGCTGCACGAGGCGCGGCCAAAGCCCGGCGACGAGCGGCCATTTTTCTGGCTGTTTGAGAACGTGGTCGCCATGGGAGTCAGCGACAAGCGCGACATCTCACGCTTCTTAGAG TGTAACCCGGTGATGATCGACGCCAAGGAAGTGTCTGCTGCGCACCGCGCTCGCTACTTCTGGGGGAACCTGCCAGGCATGTCCAG ACCTTTGACACCGATGGTGAATGACAGGCTGGATTTACAGGAGTGTCTCGAGCATGGACGCACTGCCAAG TTTGAGAAGTTGCGTACGATAACGACACGATCCAACTCTGTGAAGCAGGGGAAAGACGAGCATTTCCCCGTCTACATGGACAACAAGGAGGACATCCTCTGGTGCACCGAGATGgaaag ggTGTTTGGGTTCCCCGTCCACTACACGGACGTGTCCAACATGAGTCGTCTGGCCAGGCAGAGGCTGCTGGGACGTTCGTGGAGTGTCCCCGTCATCAGGCACCTCTTCGCCCCGCTCAAGGAGTTCTTCGCCTGCTactag
- the LOC131443429 gene encoding DNA (cytosine-5)-methyltransferase 3A-like isoform X5 — MPSNSPAAAEPPQTPENETSNNVSEDGADQDSPEEGTPASPRSKRRVGRPGRKRKQLLPEMATSDPCANAPPTPPEEPEASPSPRKKRGRRKLEHSDRSKEEPDDRNCDSPREVETGRLRRRPVPRVTFQAGDPYYISRRQREEWLSRWKMEVGENQVSVCAERRAYREAEISMMDDLSEADFQKEEEPSSPAPPPSQQHTDPASPTVAVTPEPVARGEQATPREIEYQDGRGFVIGALVFGKLRGFSWWPGRIVSWWMSGRSRAADGTRWVMWFGDGKFSVVCVEKLMPLSSFSSAFHQPTYNKQSMYRKAIFEALQVASVRAGRPVPSCDASDDADGVEIQTRQMIEWAMKGFLPNGPQSLDPPEEEQNPYKEVYPEMWAEPEAAYTPPPAKKPRKNSAEKAKIREVIDEGTRERLIQEIKKKTRNIEDICISCGSLNVSLEHPLFMGAMCQGCKNSFLECAYQYDDDGYQSYCTICCGGREVLMCGNNNCCRCFCVECVDLLVGAGSAATAIKEDPWNCYMCGPRNTYGLLRRRDDWPCRLQHFFANNHEQEFEPSKLYPPVAAEKRQPIRVLSLFDGIATGLLVLKDLGIQVDKYVASEVCEDSITVGMVRHHGRIMYVGDVRNVTHKHIEEWGPFDLVIGGSPCNDLSIVNPARKGLYEGTGRLFFEFYRLLHEARPKPGDERPFFWLFENVVAMGVSDKRDISRFLECNPVMIDAKEVSAAHRARYFWGNLPGMSRPLTPMVNDRLDLQECLEHGRTAKGKDEHFPVYMDNKEDILWCTEMERVFGFPVHYTDVSNMSRLARQRLLGRSWSVPVIRHLFAPLKEFFACY, encoded by the exons GAGATGGCGACCTCTGACCCGTGTGCTAACGCCCCGCCAACCCCGCCCGAGGAGCCAGAGGCCTCCCCCTCCCCTCGCAAGAAGCGCGGGCGTCGGAAACTAGAGCACAGCGACAGGAGCAAGG AAGAGCCAGACGACAGAAACTGTGACTCTCCCAGAGAG gttgaGACTGGGAGGCTGCGGAGGAGGCCAGTACCCAGAGTGACCTTCCAGGCCGGAGACCCGTACTACATCagcaggagacagagagaagaatgGCTGAGCCGCTGGAAGATGGAGGTGGGAGAGAATCaggtctctgtctgt GCGGAGCGGCGGGCGTACAGAGAGGCGGAGATCAGCATGATGGACGACCTATCAGAGGCTGACTTTCAGAAAGAGGAGGAGCCGTCAAGCCCGGCGCCACCGCCCTCACAGCAACACACAGACCCTGCCTCCCCGACGGTCGCCGTGACGCCAGAGCCGGTTGCCAGGGGGGAACAGGCCACGCCCCGCGAGATCGAGTACCAg GATGGGCGGGGCTTTGTCATCGGCGCACTGGTGTTCGGGAAGCTGCGAGGTTTCTCCTGGTGGCCCGGCAGGATCGTGTCCTGGTGGATGAGCGGCCGGAGTCGAGCGGCCGACGGCACCCGCTGGGTCATGTGGTTCGGCGACGGCAAATTCTCCGTG gtgtgtgtggagAAGCTGATGCCTCTGAGTTCCTTCTCCTCTGCCTTCCACCAGCCCACCTACAACAAACAGTCCATGTACAGGAAAGCCATCTTCGAGGCTCTGCAG GTGGCGAGTGTGAGGGCGGGGCGGCCCGTTCCCTCCTGTGACGCCAGCGACGACGCGGACGGCGTGGAGATTCAAACCAGACAGATGATAGAGTGGGCCATGAAGGGTTTCCTGCCCAACGGTCCACAGTCACTGGATCCTCCAGAAG AGGAGCAGAATCCCTACAAAGAAGTGTATCCAGAGATGTGGGCGGAGCCCGAGGCCGCGTACACGCCCCCACCCGCGAAGAAACCTCGCAAGAACTCGGCAGAAAAAGCCAAAATCAGAGAGGTGATCGACGAGGGAACCAGAG agcGACTTATCCAAGAAATCAAGAAGAAGACCAGGAATATAGAAG ATATTTGTATCTCCTGCGGGAGCCTCAACGTCTCTCTGGAACATCCTCTCTTCATGGGAGCCATGTGTCAGGGCTGCAAA AACTCATTCCTGGAGTGTGCCTACCAGTACGACGACGACGGCTACCAGTCCTACTGCACCATCTGCTGTGGAGGCAGGGAAGTGCTCATGTGTGGCAACAACAACTGCTGTAG gtgtttctgtgtggagtgcGTGGACCTGTTGGTCGGCGCCGGCTCAGCGGCCACGGCGATCAAAGAGGACCCGTGGAACTGCTACATGTGCGGACCGCGCAACACCTACGGGTTACTGCGGCGACGCGACGACTGGCCCTGCAGACTGCAGCACTTCTTCGCCAACAACCACGAACAGGAATTT GAGCCGTCAAAGTTGTACCCTCCTGTTGCAGCAGAGAAGAGGCAACCAATCAGAGTCCTCTCCCTGTTTGACGGCATCGCCACAG GTCTGCTGGTGCTGAAGGATCTGGGCATCCAGGTGGACAAGTACGTGGCGTCAGAGGTCTGTGAGGACTCCATCACCGTGGGCATGGTGCGACACCACGGACGCATCATGTACGTGGGAGACGTTCGCAACGTCACCCACAAACAC ATTGAAGAGTGGGGACCGTTTGACCTGGTGATCGGAGGAAGCCCCTGCAACGACCTCTCCATAGTCAACCCTGCACGCAAAGGCCTTTACG AGGGAACGGGGCGGTTGTTTTTCGAGTTTTACCGCCTGCTGCACGAGGCGCGGCCAAAGCCCGGCGACGAGCGGCCATTTTTCTGGCTGTTTGAGAACGTGGTCGCCATGGGAGTCAGCGACAAGCGCGACATCTCACGCTTCTTAGAG TGTAACCCGGTGATGATCGACGCCAAGGAAGTGTCTGCTGCGCACCGCGCTCGCTACTTCTGGGGGAACCTGCCAGGCATGTCCAG ACCTTTGACACCGATGGTGAATGACAGGCTGGATTTACAGGAGTGTCTCGAGCATGGACGCACTGCCAAG GGGAAAGACGAGCATTTCCCCGTCTACATGGACAACAAGGAGGACATCCTCTGGTGCACCGAGATGgaaag ggTGTTTGGGTTCCCCGTCCACTACACGGACGTGTCCAACATGAGTCGTCTGGCCAGGCAGAGGCTGCTGGGACGTTCGTGGAGTGTCCCCGTCATCAGGCACCTCTTCGCCCCGCTCAAGGAGTTCTTCGCCTGCTactag